The Mycoplasma sp. 1654_15 genome contains a region encoding:
- a CDS encoding leucyl aminopeptidase family protein, with protein MIKYNKFFSENSLVLRPAFNTSEKEFLQKEKFAITEFLSEREVAIFLEEPKELSLEEIKKIASILAKYPRELEVDLDAFFEFLSPKTQKQFVEKLVDRYIYLNADVYSERSDKEKTRAKIKDLTLVSSRLEELEDFIAKAETVANAVNFARVFQNTPPNICNSEFLADKIVEKLSKNSNLKIRVLGKTQIQNLGMNLLLAVNKGSVYQPRLVVIEYNGNPESEEKIAFVGKGITFDSGGYNIKTGMFMRGMKYDMSGAIIAASAIDTIAKFSPKVNVVAVLPLTDNRVNGDANLPDNVWKSMNGKSVEITNTDAEGRLILGDALTFAIRELKANKLFTIATLTGAMSIALGSTFTGTFATDDSFWKEFKKAAEFADELVWRMPMHPEFAKANNSSPVADIVNADYTGKAGSSSAAMFVAEFREELPLIHLDIAGTANVDKNPTGVMVKTLVEFILHHK; from the coding sequence ATGATTAAATATAACAAATTTTTTTCAGAAAATTCATTAGTATTAAGACCTGCTTTTAATACATCTGAAAAAGAGTTTTTACAAAAAGAAAAGTTTGCAATCACTGAATTTTTATCAGAAAGAGAAGTTGCTATTTTTCTTGAAGAACCTAAAGAATTATCTTTAGAAGAAATAAAAAAAATTGCTTCTATTTTAGCGAAATATCCAAGAGAATTAGAGGTTGATTTAGACGCATTTTTTGAATTTTTATCTCCTAAAACACAAAAACAATTTGTAGAAAAACTAGTAGATAGATATATTTATTTAAACGCGGATGTTTATTCAGAAAGAAGTGATAAAGAAAAAACTAGAGCTAAAATTAAAGATTTAACATTAGTTAGCTCAAGACTAGAAGAACTAGAAGACTTTATAGCAAAAGCAGAAACTGTAGCAAATGCAGTAAACTTTGCACGTGTTTTTCAAAATACACCTCCAAACATTTGTAATTCAGAATTTTTAGCAGACAAAATTGTAGAAAAATTAAGCAAAAATTCAAATTTAAAAATCAGAGTTTTAGGAAAAACACAAATTCAAAATTTAGGAATGAACTTATTATTAGCAGTCAACAAAGGTTCAGTTTATCAACCAAGATTAGTGGTTATTGAATATAACGGAAATCCAGAATCTGAAGAAAAAATTGCTTTTGTAGGTAAAGGAATTACTTTCGATTCAGGTGGTTATAACATTAAAACCGGAATGTTTATGAGAGGCATGAAATACGATATGTCAGGAGCTATTATTGCAGCTTCAGCTATCGACACAATTGCTAAATTTTCACCAAAAGTTAATGTAGTTGCTGTTCTTCCTTTAACAGATAACAGAGTAAACGGAGATGCTAATTTACCAGATAATGTTTGAAAATCAATGAATGGAAAATCAGTTGAAATTACAAACACTGATGCAGAAGGAAGATTGATTTTAGGTGATGCTTTAACATTTGCTATTAGAGAATTAAAAGCTAACAAACTATTTACAATAGCAACACTAACAGGTGCTATGTCTATTGCTTTAGGTTCAACTTTTACAGGAACTTTTGCAACAGATGATTCCTTCTGAAAAGAATTTAAAAAAGCAGCTGAGTTCGCAGATGAATTGGTTTGAAGAATGCCAATGCATCCAGAATTTGCTAAAGCAAATAACTCATCACCAGTTGCAGACATTGTAAACGCAGATTACACAGGAAAAGCTGGTTCTTCTTCTGCTGCTATGTTTGTTGCTGAATTTAGAGAAGAATTACCTTTAATTCACTTAGACATTGCAGGAACAGCAAATGTAGACAAAAACCCAACTGGAGTTATGGTTAAAACATTAGTAGAATTTATCTTACATCACAAATAA
- the dnaJ gene encoding molecular chaperone DnaJ: MSKRDYYEVLGINKSANEAEIKKAYRTLAMKYHPDRNKEKDAEAKFKEVNEAYEVLSDKDKRAKYDQFGHSAFDPNSGFGAGGFSQGFGGFSDFFSDMFSDFGSGFGFGNSSKRSNRPIKGSDYQASISISFIESILGKTIKQDLEKYETCSACDGLGAESKNDLQECSNCHGSGVVEEYVSLGGFGKIKSTNVCSRCSGQGKIITKKCSKCKGQKIIKTIKNVDIHIPAGIRNGDNMTLSGFGGPGQNKGPSGDLYLKINVMNHKHYTRAGNDIHLTLPVSVADIIQENSVEVPTPYGMENISLKNNYKSGDVVTIYRKGAKDPRNKNIIGDFKVHLELYVPELSRNEKKELSEIFKSVKDKTKSKWLKDF, encoded by the coding sequence ATGAGTAAAAGAGATTATTATGAAGTTTTAGGAATTAACAAAAGTGCGAACGAAGCAGAAATTAAAAAAGCTTATCGTACTTTAGCTATGAAATATCACCCTGACAGAAACAAAGAAAAAGACGCTGAAGCTAAGTTTAAAGAAGTAAACGAAGCTTATGAAGTTCTTTCTGACAAAGATAAAAGAGCAAAATACGACCAATTTGGACACTCTGCTTTCGACCCAAATAGTGGTTTTGGAGCTGGTGGATTTAGTCAAGGTTTTGGTGGATTTTCTGATTTTTTTAGTGATATGTTTTCTGATTTTGGTTCAGGATTTGGTTTTGGAAATTCTTCAAAAAGAAGTAATAGACCTATAAAAGGAAGTGATTATCAAGCTTCTATAAGTATTAGTTTTATTGAGTCTATTTTAGGAAAAACAATTAAGCAAGACTTAGAAAAATATGAAACTTGTTCAGCTTGTGATGGTTTAGGTGCTGAATCAAAAAATGATTTACAAGAATGTAGTAATTGTCACGGTTCAGGAGTTGTAGAAGAATACGTTTCACTTGGTGGTTTTGGTAAAATTAAAAGCACAAATGTTTGTTCAAGATGTTCTGGACAAGGAAAAATAATTACTAAAAAATGTTCAAAATGTAAGGGTCAAAAAATTATTAAAACAATAAAAAATGTTGATATTCATATTCCAGCCGGTATTCGAAATGGAGATAATATGACTCTGTCAGGCTTCGGAGGACCTGGACAAAATAAGGGACCTAGTGGTGATTTGTATCTAAAAATTAATGTAATGAATCACAAGCACTATACTAGAGCAGGAAATGATATTCATTTAACTTTACCTGTTTCTGTTGCTGATATTATTCAAGAAAACTCTGTAGAAGTTCCTACTCCTTATGGAATGGAAAATATTAGTCTTAAAAATAATTATAAATCTGGCGATGTAGTTACTATATATCGTAAAGGGGCAAAAGATCCAAGAAACAAAAACATAATTGGTGATTTTAAAGTACATTTAGAATTATATGTTCCAGAATTGTCAAGAAACGAAAAGAAAGAACTTAGTGAAATTTTTAAATCTGTAAAAGACAAAACTAAATCTAAATGATTAAAAGATTTTTAA
- the mnmA gene encoding tRNA 2-thiouridine(34) synthase MnmA — MERNKMAKIVIGMSGGVDSSVAAYLLKQQGHEVIGVFMRNWDSTLNNDIKGNDSYNDFICPQERDWQDAQEVCKKLDIPIYRVDFIKEYWEEVFEDFIEKYKAGKTPNPDILCNKNIKFKHFLDYALKNFQADYIAMGHYAKTENGKLFKAKDLSKDQSYFLAQLNNYQLSKTIFPLADITKVEVRKIATELDLITQNKKDSTGICFIGERKFTDFLQNYIPAQPGDIVDITKNKIIGKHVGIMYFTLGQRKGLGLNGMEQPYFVVGHNLERKILYVAPQDQEQWLISDKAEAVNFNLIEPNFDPTKLSVKFRYRQEDIPAKIQILENNKIIVEYPQGFKAVTPGQEVVIYEQEKCIGAATIDKIYFKNKQIDYI; from the coding sequence ATAGAAAGGAATAAAATGGCAAAAATAGTTATAGGTATGTCAGGTGGTGTTGACTCTTCAGTAGCAGCTTATTTATTAAAACAACAAGGACATGAAGTTATTGGGGTTTTTATGCGTAACTGAGATTCAACTTTGAACAACGACATTAAAGGAAATGATTCTTATAATGATTTTATTTGTCCTCAAGAAAGAGATTGACAAGATGCTCAAGAAGTTTGCAAAAAGCTTGATATTCCTATCTATAGAGTTGATTTTATAAAGGAATATTGGGAAGAAGTTTTTGAAGACTTTATTGAAAAATATAAAGCAGGGAAAACTCCAAATCCTGATATTTTGTGTAATAAAAATATTAAATTTAAACACTTTTTAGATTATGCATTAAAAAATTTTCAGGCTGATTACATTGCAATGGGGCACTATGCTAAAACAGAAAATGGAAAACTTTTTAAAGCAAAAGACTTATCTAAAGATCAAAGTTATTTTCTTGCCCAGTTAAATAATTATCAACTTAGTAAAACAATTTTTCCTCTGGCTGATATTACAAAAGTGGAAGTTAGAAAAATAGCTACTGAACTTGACTTAATTACTCAAAATAAAAAGGATTCTACAGGTATTTGCTTCATTGGAGAAAGAAAATTTACAGACTTTTTACAAAACTATATCCCTGCTCAACCTGGCGATATTGTAGACATTACAAAAAATAAAATTATAGGAAAACATGTAGGAATTATGTACTTTACTTTAGGTCAAAGAAAAGGTCTAGGGTTAAATGGTATGGAGCAACCTTATTTTGTTGTTGGACATAATTTAGAGAGAAAAATTCTTTATGTAGCTCCTCAAGATCAAGAACAATGATTAATTTCCGATAAAGCCGAAGCTGTAAATTTCAATTTAATTGAACCTAATTTTGATCCAACTAAACTTTCAGTTAAATTTAGATACAGACAAGAAGATATTCCAGCAAAAATTCAAATTTTGGAAAATAACAAAATTATTGTTGAATATCCACAAGGATTTAAAGCTGTAACTCCTGGACAAGAAGTTGTAATTTATGAACAAGAAAAGTGTATTGGTGCAGCAACAATTGATAAAATTTATTTCAAAAACAAGCAAATTGATTATATTTAA
- the dcm_N gene encoding DNA (cytosine-5-)-methyltransferase N-terminal subunit translates to MKKIINVFEVFAGVGSQLRALKNIEEELGVEIKSLGLVEWYIDAIVSYQTIHSHEEKNSYVSKEVMISELQQLTLSKDSKIPVSKNYFTKQNEEKLTKYYQYCLPFIETLKNPNSEKLYYTDINKVNVIPKDIDIFTYSFPCQDLSQQGNQLGIQEDTRSGLLLQVKRILKQNKDRLPKTLLMENVKSLTNKKFISEFEDWIKFLKELGYTSTWKVINSTDFGSAQNRERVFMVSKLNKKAYNWPVKIKHNKTLKNILDTDSEITNQVLELTSKIKRKGITEFKTTSNNITKAFIKDWSNFNSENYVYKNEGFGPTLTASGANSRLKFYFKNKDIFRYINYQEAFKYMGFTKQDANKIMKTNLVSENKIIFMAGNSISVEVLEHIFKNLICEIKKEF, encoded by the coding sequence ATGAAGAAAATTATTAATGTTTTTGAAGTATTTGCAGGCGTTGGTTCTCAATTGAGAGCTTTGAAAAATATAGAAGAAGAACTAGGAGTAGAAATCAAATCTTTAGGTCTAGTAGAGTGATATATTGACGCGATCGTAAGTTATCAAACTATACATTCTCATGAAGAGAAAAACTCATATGTTTCAAAAGAAGTAATGATTAGTGAATTGCAACAATTGACTTTAAGTAAAGATAGTAAAATTCCAGTTTCAAAAAATTATTTTACAAAGCAAAATGAAGAAAAACTAACAAAATATTATCAATATTGTCTTCCTTTTATAGAAACTTTGAAAAATCCTAATTCAGAAAAACTATATTATACAGATATAAACAAAGTAAATGTTATCCCAAAGGATATTGATATTTTTACTTATTCATTTCCTTGCCAAGATTTATCTCAACAAGGAAATCAATTAGGTATTCAAGAAGACACAAGAAGTGGTTTATTGCTTCAAGTAAAAAGAATTTTGAAGCAAAATAAAGACAGATTACCAAAAACTTTATTAATGGAAAATGTAAAATCTCTTACTAATAAAAAGTTTATTTCTGAGTTTGAAGACTGAATTAAATTCTTGAAAGAATTGGGTTATACATCAACTTGAAAAGTAATTAATTCTACTGATTTTGGATCAGCTCAAAATAGAGAAAGAGTATTTATGGTTTCTAAACTTAATAAAAAGGCTTACAACTGACCTGTAAAAATAAAACATAATAAAACTTTAAAAAACATTTTAGACACTGATTCTGAAATTACAAATCAAGTTTTAGAACTAACTTCTAAAATTAAAAGAAAAGGAATAACTGAATTTAAAACTACTTCTAATAACATAACAAAAGCATTTATAAAAGATTGATCTAATTTTAATTCAGAAAATTATGTCTATAAAAATGAAGGATTTGGTCCAACTTTAACAGCTTCAGGCGCTAACTCAAGATTGAAATTTTACTTTAAAAATAAAGACATTTTCAGATACATAAATTATCAAGAAGCTTTTAAATATATGGGTTTTACAAAGCAAGATGCAAATAAAATTATGAAGACAAATTTAGTATCTGAAAACAAAATAATTTTTATGGCAGGTAATTCAATATCTGTAGAAGTTCTTGAACACATATTTAAAAATTTAATCTGTGAAATTAAAAAGGAATTTTAA
- a CDS encoding MAG4270 family putative restriction endonuclease, whose product MIKNVFWDEISIITNNFKKEEQKAAKFKGKIKFIYDSRSLVIRHFYYELQMCEIDVLTTQSWFESKTTNFRTREEVFSFLGLSQKIRTFRSEHDIVELDSAQLEKLNNYLKHSYKSTIKNFIPLTRGSNPSGELLSPDNAPIILEEKVPFFKSNFSLFFTNFFEEYEEITSQKEEIFANKKMQHNYFELLQEKAQNPNSKFSKILEIIKYLSNPNLFNHKRKEMGKQKIEELKKLISTENIEKLVQKSRQRFAQNVEKFSNKIFDFSYTERAHIWPVSDIKNKLIEIDKQHNNEKQFLDYLKAIEDFENYLNLTPNLHTAFDKYWFTFDEETGRLKFKENNKKTLQFKEEISKNGEIDKILQIPLPFLTKNRKKYLEKRNKQHII is encoded by the coding sequence ATGATCAAGAATGTTTTTTGAGATGAAATTTCCATAATTACTAATAACTTTAAAAAAGAAGAACAAAAAGCTGCCAAATTTAAAGGAAAAATAAAATTTATTTATGACTCTAGGTCTTTAGTCATAAGACATTTTTACTATGAATTACAAATGTGTGAAATTGATGTGTTAACAACTCAAAGTTGATTTGAGAGTAAAACAACAAATTTCAGAACTAGAGAAGAAGTCTTTTCGTTTTTAGGTTTAAGTCAAAAAATCAGAACTTTTAGAAGTGAACATGACATTGTTGAATTAGATTCAGCACAATTAGAAAAATTAAATAATTATTTAAAACATAGTTATAAATCTACAATTAAAAATTTTATTCCTTTGACAAGAGGTTCTAATCCATCAGGAGAACTGTTATCCCCCGATAATGCTCCTATAATATTAGAAGAAAAAGTACCATTTTTTAAAAGTAATTTTTCTTTGTTTTTTACTAATTTTTTTGAAGAATATGAAGAAATAACAAGTCAAAAAGAAGAAATTTTTGCAAATAAAAAAATGCAACACAATTACTTTGAACTTTTACAAGAAAAAGCTCAAAATCCAAATTCCAAATTTTCAAAAATTCTAGAAATTATTAAATATCTTTCAAATCCAAACTTGTTTAATCACAAGAGAAAAGAAATGGGTAAGCAAAAAATAGAAGAGTTAAAAAAATTAATTTCTACAGAAAATATAGAAAAATTAGTTCAAAAAAGCAGACAACGTTTTGCACAAAATGTTGAGAAATTTTCAAACAAAATTTTTGACTTTAGTTACACAGAAAGAGCTCATATTTGACCTGTTAGTGACATTAAAAACAAACTAATCGAAATTGATAAGCAACATAACAATGAAAAGCAATTTTTAGATTATCTTAAAGCCATTGAAGATTTTGAAAATTACTTGAATTTAACACCAAATTTACACACAGCTTTTGATAAATATTGATTTACTTTTGATGAAGAAACAGGAAGGTTAAAATTCAAAGAAAACAATAAAAAAACACTTCAATTTAAAGAAGAAATTTCAAAAAACGGCGAAATTGACAAAATTCTTCAAATTCCTTTGCCTTTTTTAACAAAAAACAGAAAAAAATATTTAGAAAAAAGGAATAAACAACATATAATTTAG
- a CDS encoding FAD-dependent oxidoreductase translates to MKIISVGTNHAGTSFLRTFRKLNPTAELVTYDRNTDISFLGCGIALWVGQEFEDPNGLFYSNVEELRSLGISVNLEHDVIEINREEKYVMVKNLRTGQVFKDTYDKLVFAGGTWPIVPPFEGVNLENILISKTFTHAKEIKAKALDPSLQNVIIIGGGYIGIELLEAFHKYGKKVTLIDMQPRIIPNYFDEEFTSKMEYAIRNHGIELNFGEKVEKFLTEDGVTVSGVQTDKNTYQADLVILAIGFRPNTQILEGVEKLPNGAVLVDEFQRSLTDKDVYVIGDSASMWHNATDTHAYIALATNAVKSGIVAAFHLAKGEETLPFPGYVGTNAISVFGFNYSSTGFSVNGCKNHPTIENFESEYLEDWDRPEFMQHKSKVWIKITYEKETLRLLGAQIGSYGQSFNHTEAIYFLSLAIQKRMTLPEIALSDFYFLPHYNKPFNFILQVILNALGLNYKE, encoded by the coding sequence ATGAAAATTATATCAGTTGGTACAAATCACGCAGGTACCTCATTTTTAAGAACTTTTAGAAAATTAAATCCTACAGCAGAATTAGTAACTTACGATAGAAATACAGACATTTCATTTTTAGGATGTGGAATTGCTCTTTGAGTAGGACAAGAATTTGAAGATCCAAATGGTTTATTTTATTCTAATGTTGAAGAATTAAGATCACTTGGAATTTCAGTAAACCTAGAGCATGATGTTATTGAAATAAATCGTGAAGAAAAATACGTAATGGTGAAAAATTTAAGAACTGGACAAGTTTTTAAAGACACATACGACAAATTAGTTTTTGCTGGAGGAACTTGACCAATTGTTCCACCATTTGAAGGTGTTAATTTAGAGAACATTTTAATTTCAAAAACCTTTACACATGCAAAAGAAATTAAAGCAAAAGCATTAGATCCATCATTACAAAATGTAATTATTATTGGTGGTGGTTATATTGGAATTGAATTATTAGAAGCTTTCCACAAATATGGAAAAAAAGTTACTTTAATTGACATGCAACCTAGAATTATTCCTAACTACTTCGATGAAGAATTTACCTCAAAAATGGAATATGCAATTAGAAACCATGGAATTGAATTAAACTTTGGAGAAAAAGTAGAAAAATTCTTAACAGAAGATGGTGTAACAGTTTCAGGTGTACAAACAGATAAAAACACATATCAAGCTGATTTAGTAATTTTAGCTATTGGATTTAGACCAAACACACAAATTTTAGAAGGTGTTGAAAAATTACCAAATGGAGCTGTTTTAGTAGACGAATTCCAAAGATCATTAACAGATAAAGATGTTTATGTAATTGGTGATTCAGCTTCAATGTGACACAACGCAACAGATACTCACGCTTACATTGCTTTAGCAACAAACGCAGTTAAATCAGGTATCGTTGCTGCATTCCACTTAGCTAAAGGTGAAGAAACTCTTCCATTTCCAGGTTATGTTGGAACAAATGCAATTTCTGTTTTCGGATTTAATTATTCATCAACAGGATTTTCTGTAAATGGATGCAAAAATCATCCAACAATTGAAAATTTCGAATCAGAATATTTAGAAGACTGAGATCGTCCAGAATTTATGCAACACAAATCTAAAGTTTGAATTAAGATAACATATGAAAAAGAAACTTTAAGATTATTAGGTGCACAAATCGGTTCATATGGACAAAGTTTTAATCACACAGAAGCTATTTACTTCTTATCATTAGCAATTCAAAAAAGAATGACATTACCAGAAATAGCTCTATCAGATTTCTATTTCTTACCACACTACAACAAACCATTTAACTTCATCTTACAAGTAATTTTAAATGCTTTGGGATTAAATTACAAAGAGTAA
- a CDS encoding potassium transporter TrkG, translated as MKFSDINIKNFLDVLKNKFNNFLKFNKVKWIFLTYILIILIGAGLLTSKISLQKEQNISFFEAFFTSVSAFSDTGLVVKTTSTTFNQFGQAIVAILILIGGAGFFAWKIYIFNYIFRFKLSLFQKSLVKTERGANKFGEIKGVIISSLTIFIILIIFSSFVLSFYFYNVPGDFQPLQTIDNNQELINPYKNTGLSIRYAIFHTITALNNAGFDIVGKYSFAPYYSNYFVLIWLIILFVIGGIGYPVIYDIYLYIRSKIFRNQRYPMKFSLFSKISVSTYFIVAIIGISLILIFETQTNNPHSFWNKSGSSLGFWGDSSSFNYGTKTNKVFALIFYTFSTRSAGFSVFDTYDLSQPSLIISSLLMFIGSSPSSTGGGIRTTTLAIIILSIWSKILGKKSIHSFKRSISFENSDRASVVFFISLFLVVIALLVGSSSFDNLSTKTIENPLISSSIPDLEKYRTFNLFHLFFEINSAFGTTGLSTGILDYLNIHTKTFLIFIMFIGQLGISSSILIWSSEKNKFNKFEYLTEDVMTG; from the coding sequence ATGAAATTTAGTGATATAAATATAAAAAATTTTTTAGATGTATTAAAAAACAAATTTAATAATTTCTTGAAATTTAATAAAGTTAAATGAATTTTTTTAACTTACATATTAATTATTCTTATTGGGGCAGGGTTATTAACTTCAAAAATTTCCTTACAAAAAGAACAAAACATAAGTTTTTTTGAAGCTTTTTTTACTTCTGTTTCTGCTTTTAGTGATACTGGTTTGGTAGTTAAAACTACATCAACTACTTTTAATCAATTTGGACAAGCGATTGTGGCTATTTTAATTTTGATTGGAGGAGCCGGCTTTTTTGCTTGAAAAATCTATATTTTTAACTATATTTTTAGATTCAAATTATCTTTATTCCAAAAATCATTAGTAAAAACTGAACGGGGAGCAAATAAGTTTGGCGAAATAAAAGGCGTTATTATTTCTAGCTTAACAATTTTTATAATTTTAATAATTTTTTCTTCATTTGTCCTATCTTTTTACTTCTATAATGTTCCAGGAGATTTTCAACCTTTACAAACAATAGACAATAATCAAGAACTAATAAATCCTTATAAAAACACTGGATTGTCAATTAGATATGCTATTTTTCATACAATTACTGCTCTTAATAATGCAGGTTTTGATATTGTTGGGAAATATTCATTTGCTCCTTATTATTCTAATTACTTTGTATTAATCTGATTAATTATTCTTTTTGTTATTGGGGGTATTGGTTATCCAGTAATTTATGATATTTACCTTTATATAAGAAGCAAAATTTTTAGAAATCAAAGGTATCCGATGAAGTTTTCTTTGTTTTCTAAAATATCTGTTTCTACTTATTTTATAGTTGCAATTATTGGTATTAGTCTTATTTTAATTTTTGAAACTCAAACCAACAATCCACATTCTTTTTGAAACAAATCTGGTTCTTCTTTAGGTTTTTGAGGGGATTCAAGTTCTTTTAATTATGGAACTAAAACTAATAAAGTTTTTGCTTTAATTTTCTACACATTTTCTACCAGATCTGCTGGTTTTTCAGTCTTTGATACTTATGATTTAAGTCAGCCAAGTTTAATTATTTCATCTCTTTTAATGTTTATTGGTTCTTCACCTTCATCAACAGGTGGGGGTATTCGAACAACAACTTTAGCTATAATCATATTATCTATTTGATCTAAAATATTAGGTAAAAAATCTATTCATAGCTTTAAAAGATCTATTAGTTTTGAAAACTCTGATAGAGCATCTGTAGTATTTTTTATTTCTTTATTTTTAGTTGTTATTGCTTTATTAGTGGGTAGTTCTTCTTTTGATAATTTAAGTACAAAAACGATTGAAAATCCTTTAATTTCAAGCTCAATTCCAGATTTAGAAAAATATAGAACCTTTAATTTATTCCATCTTTTCTTTGAAATAAATTCAGCTTTTGGTACAACGGGATTATCCACAGGCATACTTGATTACTTAAATATACATACTAAAACTTTCTTAATCTTTATTATGTTTATAGGACAACTTGGTATTAGCTCTTCTATTTTGATTTGATCTAGTGAAAAGAATAAATTTAATAAATTTGAATACTTAACAGAAGATGTTATGACAGGTTAA
- a CDS encoding potassium channel family protein has product MKKQNICVIGAGRLGKATITQLHKLNKSVLVIDKDVKNLNSIKDYANNIIEADAADMKALEAIGFENIDTVIVALADNTEIIAALLELKVKNIIARAVNKRHARVLKQIGVNWIVSPEEEAGIRLALFSTNNNFFKYSETLQELPGGFVIGSTTITSPKYAGKTIKNSKFSNLQVSVVIIKRETNTILPYGELVLNKDDLVTFIGQIDDVIKVFELVNPNKIADKSEQNENF; this is encoded by the coding sequence ATGAAAAAACAAAATATTTGTGTCATAGGGGCTGGACGTTTAGGAAAAGCTACTATCACACAGCTTCATAAATTAAATAAATCTGTTCTTGTAATAGATAAAGATGTAAAAAATTTAAATTCAATTAAGGATTATGCAAACAATATAATCGAAGCAGATGCAGCTGATATGAAAGCACTAGAAGCTATTGGTTTCGAAAATATAGATACAGTTATTGTGGCATTAGCAGATAACACAGAAATTATTGCTGCTTTATTAGAATTAAAAGTTAAAAATATAATAGCTAGAGCTGTAAACAAAAGACATGCAAGGGTTTTAAAACAAATCGGGGTTAATTGAATTGTTAGTCCAGAAGAAGAAGCAGGAATCCGTTTAGCTTTATTTTCCACCAACAACAACTTTTTTAAGTATTCTGAAACTTTACAAGAACTTCCAGGAGGTTTTGTTATAGGTTCAACTACTATAACATCACCAAAATATGCGGGCAAAACAATAAAAAATTCAAAATTTTCAAATTTACAGGTTTCTGTTGTTATAATTAAGAGAGAAACCAACACTATTTTGCCTTATGGAGAATTAGTACTTAACAAAGATGATTTAGTAACATTTATTGGTCAAATTGATGATGTTATTAAAGTTTTTGAGCTAGTAAATCCTAATAAAATAGCAGATAAATCAGAGCAAAACGAAAATTTTTAA
- the whiA gene encoding DNA-binding protein WhiA, whose product MTFTQEVKQEILSIKYNLKEWNSFLRGIIYSSFKNKVNTNQDFFEIRINKEHISTLIKQKLSKFHIPYFKDTKNKNWIIINKEDFDISESDWSSKSFLAGVFVGTGTISKLDAHSYHLEIKFYNQEISSKVQKKLENHTLNFFQLQRNNNFILYIKKSEQILDFLGFIGAIQSFKKLFNIKIQRDYESNANRLTNLDISNAKRSGIASEKHNKNYQFIIKGRLLHLFRQEEIIFFDLKSKEPNLSLTQMVEILEEKFGIKKTKSSLNHWLIKLNKIVQKYS is encoded by the coding sequence ATGACATTTACACAAGAAGTAAAACAAGAGATTTTATCTATAAAATATAATTTAAAAGAGTGAAATTCTTTTTTAAGAGGGATTATTTATTCTAGTTTTAAAAATAAAGTAAATACAAATCAGGATTTTTTTGAAATTAGAATAAATAAAGAACATATTTCAACACTAATTAAACAAAAATTAAGTAAATTTCACATCCCTTACTTTAAAGACACAAAAAATAAAAATTGAATTATCATAAATAAAGAAGATTTTGACATTTCCGAATCTGATTGATCTTCTAAATCCTTTTTAGCTGGTGTATTTGTGGGTACAGGAACTATTTCTAAATTAGATGCTCATTCCTATCATTTAGAGATAAAATTTTATAATCAAGAAATTTCAAGCAAAGTACAAAAAAAATTAGAAAATCACACTTTAAATTTCTTTCAACTACAAAGAAATAACAATTTTATTTTGTATATAAAAAAATCAGAACAAATTCTTGATTTTCTAGGTTTTATTGGAGCTATTCAAAGTTTTAAAAAACTTTTTAACATAAAAATTCAAAGAGATTATGAATCTAACGCAAATAGACTTACAAATTTAGATATTAGTAATGCAAAAAGATCTGGTATTGCTTCTGAAAAACATAATAAAAATTACCAATTTATAATAAAAGGAAGACTTTTACACTTGTTTAGACAAGAAGAAATTATCTTTTTTGATTTAAAATCAAAAGAACCAAACTTATCACTAACACAAATGGTTGAAATTTTGGAAGAAAAATTTGGAATAAAAAAAACCAAATCATCATTAAATCATTGACTTATAAAGTTGAATAAAATTGTTCAAAAATACTCTTAA